One genomic window of Candidatus Protochlamydia phocaeensis includes the following:
- a CDS encoding GlsB/YeaQ/YmgE family stress response membrane protein encodes MMSILGAIIIGFIVGLFARFLMPGRDPLGFIWTTLLGIGGAIIGKLIGQAIGLYKEHQSAGFFMSLIGAMILLYIYHHFKNKQDTAP; translated from the coding sequence ATGATGAGCATCCTTGGGGCAATTATTATTGGATTTATCGTTGGTCTGTTTGCAAGGTTTTTAATGCCAGGAAGAGATCCCTTGGGCTTCATATGGACAACCCTTTTAGGGATAGGCGGAGCGATTATCGGAAAACTTATTGGACAAGCGATTGGACTTTATAAGGAACATCAATCAGCGGGATTCTTTATGTCCCTCATCGGTGCGATGATTCTTTTATATATCTATCATCATTTTAAGAATAAGCAGGATACGGCTCCTTGA
- the cfa gene encoding cyclopropane fatty acyl phospholipid synthase: MFKNQYEQEKLMANEVIKDLVSQKFRLAGIDINQNNRSGIQVHDQRFYETVWNEGSLGLGESYMNGWWDAERVDEFIYHILKADLESTIKPNFKQLFQLSKYLLFNLQSKKRALIVGKKHYDIGNDLFIKMLDKRMAYSCAYWKNASNLDEAQEAKLELICQKLYLKPGMRILDIGCGWGSFAKYAAEKHHVEVVGITISQQQLELAKELCKELPVTLRFQDYRDVNDMFDRIVSIGQMEHVGYKNYRTYMQTAYRCLKNDGIFLLHTIGSNKTTKKSDPWIEKYIFPNGMVPSAEQLTQAANGLFIFEDWHNFGAYYDKTLMAWHDNFVRNWDSLKAHYDERFYRMWTYYLLSCAGAFRSRDLQLWQIVFVKKGIPGGYISVR; the protein is encoded by the coding sequence ATTTTTAAAAATCAATATGAACAAGAGAAACTTATGGCAAATGAAGTGATTAAAGACTTAGTGAGTCAGAAATTTCGTTTAGCTGGTATTGATATTAATCAAAACAACCGCTCGGGAATACAAGTCCATGATCAGCGCTTTTACGAAACCGTCTGGAACGAAGGGTCTTTGGGGCTTGGCGAGTCTTATATGAATGGCTGGTGGGATGCGGAACGAGTCGATGAATTTATCTATCATATTTTAAAGGCTGACCTAGAATCGACCATCAAGCCTAATTTCAAGCAACTGTTCCAACTTTCCAAATATTTGCTTTTTAACCTTCAATCCAAAAAACGCGCCTTGATTGTAGGAAAAAAACATTATGATATTGGCAATGATCTTTTCATTAAGATGTTAGATAAACGGATGGCTTATTCTTGCGCTTATTGGAAAAATGCATCGAATTTGGATGAGGCGCAAGAAGCCAAGCTGGAGCTTATATGCCAGAAGCTTTACCTTAAGCCCGGGATGAGAATTTTAGATATTGGCTGCGGCTGGGGAAGCTTTGCTAAGTATGCGGCAGAAAAACATCACGTAGAAGTCGTGGGAATTACAATCTCTCAGCAGCAACTAGAGCTGGCTAAAGAGCTTTGCAAAGAGCTTCCCGTCACGCTTCGCTTCCAAGATTATCGGGATGTCAACGACATGTTCGATCGCATTGTTTCCATTGGCCAAATGGAACATGTCGGATATAAAAATTATCGCACTTATATGCAAACGGCCTACCGCTGTCTCAAAAACGACGGCATTTTTCTTCTGCACACGATTGGAAGTAATAAAACAACCAAAAAAAGCGATCCCTGGATTGAGAAGTATATTTTCCCCAATGGAATGGTCCCTTCTGCCGAACAATTAACTCAAGCGGCTAATGGTCTTTTCATTTTTGAGGACTGGCATAACTTTGGCGCTTATTATGATAAAACCTTGATGGCTTGGCATGATAATTTTGTCCGAAATTGGGACTCCTTAAAAGCGCACTATGACGAACGTTTTTACCGCATGTGGACATATTATCTATTATCTTGCGCTGGAGCTTTTCGCAGTCGAGACCTCCAATTATGGCAAATTGTTTTTGTCAAAAAGGGAATTCCGGGAGGTTATATTTCTGTCCGCTAA
- a CDS encoding tetratricopeptide repeat protein — protein sequence MHPVSSNQPVGLEQSAVNSELAELKKENQALKRKIEKLKAMFTSRPEEEKKPSSLKKRRVESENALLCLAPNLADNLGNIEIISYDDNQKPLSFIVPKFILAAISTVYRSVMFSKNWSQEERISWEKEPNVPFHPQAIAKVLQFAFQKINPALEQKLFVDFQASEENFDVLEDIILLSDRYLMDRVFEACQKVIEEQTAAHLQSMVNCFTFIFNLPGELEIKFFPSWIKGVEAYRKKNGNHAELLSIFIHLNKSCTAEGRKKEKVFICLLNAIRNTIAYLNKDSSLEEVEAACQAIVEFGYFNFNLNHSVIQSVAQFYFEQDISEVFFEKAPFTYFFYLSFLIQNKRGPEISEKIDLLLKKCGWEDLGLILKSEHYKDSNRIEAIKYTNQALAYNRKETVHTLRALIFLMDQNFDQALEESNLALQINACNSGALAYRGICYQKKREKGLALIDFTRALYIHAHNASALMHRGGYFKCDNQWDLAIADFDRYLQIQPNDYSVLTLRGSCYRSKGNFERGLADFNQLVSLYPDDGQALIKRGECYQLMGELELAYADFNKAVEVEPENNIALIKRGLFYKKLDNLDLAIADFNQVLERNPDDAMALAYRGQCYRLSDNRVAAMEDFNHLLRINPSNAFALAERGICYKLEGLFDLALEDFNTALQINPNDTFALTERGDCYKLKNEIDLALADWEQVLRINPKDSFALAYRGVCHFQQGHLAEARADLDQALEINPHNSLANEYKARLE from the coding sequence ATGCATCCCGTTTCATCCAATCAGCCAGTTGGCTTAGAGCAAAGTGCTGTGAACAGTGAATTAGCTGAATTAAAGAAGGAAAACCAAGCGCTTAAAAGAAAAATCGAAAAATTGAAAGCGATGTTTACATCTCGTCCGGAAGAAGAAAAAAAGCCTTCTTCTCTTAAAAAAAGAAGGGTTGAATCTGAAAATGCTTTGCTTTGCCTGGCTCCTAATTTAGCAGATAATTTAGGAAATATTGAAATCATTTCTTATGATGACAATCAGAAGCCCTTATCATTTATCGTTCCTAAATTTATACTGGCAGCTATTTCGACCGTTTATCGATCAGTCATGTTCAGTAAAAATTGGTCACAAGAGGAAAGAATCTCTTGGGAAAAAGAACCCAACGTGCCTTTTCATCCCCAAGCTATTGCAAAGGTTCTTCAGTTTGCTTTTCAAAAAATCAATCCGGCATTGGAGCAAAAGCTTTTTGTTGATTTCCAGGCTTCGGAAGAGAACTTTGATGTATTAGAAGATATCATTTTATTAAGCGATCGCTATCTGATGGATAGGGTTTTTGAGGCTTGCCAAAAAGTGATTGAGGAGCAAACCGCAGCTCATTTACAATCAATGGTTAATTGCTTTACTTTTATTTTCAATTTACCGGGAGAATTGGAAATAAAGTTCTTTCCCAGCTGGATAAAAGGAGTAGAAGCATATAGAAAAAAAAACGGTAATCATGCGGAACTCTTATCGATTTTTATCCATTTAAATAAATCGTGCACAGCGGAAGGAAGGAAAAAAGAGAAAGTCTTCATTTGCTTATTAAATGCAATTAGAAACACGATCGCTTATTTAAACAAGGACAGTTCTCTAGAAGAGGTGGAGGCGGCATGCCAAGCGATTGTGGAGTTCGGTTACTTTAATTTTAATTTGAATCATTCCGTTATTCAATCGGTCGCTCAATTTTATTTTGAACAAGACATTTCTGAAGTCTTTTTTGAAAAAGCGCCTTTTACATACTTCTTTTACTTATCCTTTTTGATTCAAAATAAACGAGGACCGGAAATAAGCGAAAAAATCGATCTATTGTTAAAAAAATGCGGATGGGAGGATCTAGGCTTAATTTTGAAAAGCGAGCACTATAAGGATTCGAATCGGATAGAAGCAATTAAGTATACTAACCAGGCATTGGCCTACAATAGAAAAGAAACTGTTCATACACTGCGTGCGTTGATTTTTCTCATGGACCAAAATTTTGATCAAGCTCTTGAGGAAAGCAATCTTGCCTTGCAAATCAATGCCTGCAATTCGGGCGCTTTAGCTTATCGAGGAATCTGCTATCAAAAAAAAAGAGAGAAAGGGTTAGCTCTGATCGATTTTACAAGAGCTTTATATATTCATGCGCATAATGCTTCTGCTCTAATGCATAGAGGGGGATATTTCAAATGCGATAATCAATGGGATTTGGCCATTGCCGATTTTGATCGTTACTTGCAGATTCAACCGAATGATTATTCCGTTTTGACTTTAAGAGGCTCTTGCTATAGGAGCAAAGGGAATTTTGAACGAGGGCTTGCCGACTTTAACCAATTGGTATCGCTTTACCCGGATGATGGGCAGGCTTTAATCAAAAGAGGGGAATGCTATCAATTAATGGGAGAGCTAGAGTTAGCTTACGCGGACTTTAATAAAGCGGTAGAAGTTGAGCCAGAGAATAACATTGCTTTAATTAAGCGGGGGTTATTCTATAAAAAATTGGATAATTTAGATCTTGCTATCGCAGATTTTAACCAAGTATTGGAAAGAAACCCGGATGACGCCATGGCATTAGCCTATAGAGGGCAATGCTATCGTTTATCTGATAATAGGGTTGCAGCGATGGAGGATTTTAATCACCTTTTACGAATCAATCCTAGCAATGCATTTGCATTAGCGGAAAGAGGCATATGCTATAAGCTAGAAGGACTTTTTGATTTAGCCTTGGAAGATTTCAACACAGCTCTCCAAATTAATCCTAATGATACATTTGCTTTAACGGAAAGAGGAGACTGTTACAAGTTAAAGAATGAAATTGATCTGGCTTTAGCAGATTGGGAACAAGTCTTGCGCATTAATCCCAAAGATAGCTTTGCTTTGGCTTATCGAGGGGTGTGCCATTTTCAGCAGGGCCATTTAGCTGAAGCGCGGGCAGATCTAGACCAAGCATTAGAAATCAATCCTCACAATAGCCTGGCTAATGAATACAAAGCTCGTTTGGAGTAA
- a CDS encoding alpha/beta hydrolase family protein — protein MASLSLEFSPLKDTYTPLKIHANSLSIEARYYAAQEKGKALLTVGGVGGGFDTPARGLYPFIGQELCQEGISTLHLQYRRPTDLATCIQDVLYGIEALSSLEHKHMALIGHSLGGTVVIAAAAQCPSVISVITLATQSYGAIQAAKMLRKQPLLLIHGLKDDNLPPACSEQIYNQVHGPKELIFLPGAGHALDEAANEVKRLCLDWIRSTL, from the coding sequence ATGGCATCCCTCTCCTTAGAATTTTCCCCTCTCAAAGACACTTACACGCCTTTAAAAATTCACGCTAACAGTCTTTCCATTGAGGCGCGCTATTACGCTGCGCAAGAAAAAGGCAAAGCTCTTTTAACTGTGGGAGGCGTGGGAGGCGGTTTTGATACTCCTGCCCGTGGGCTTTATCCATTTATTGGTCAAGAGCTATGCCAAGAAGGCATTTCCACCTTGCATCTGCAATACCGGCGCCCAACAGATCTTGCCACTTGCATCCAAGATGTCCTATATGGAATAGAAGCGCTCTCTTCTCTTGAGCATAAGCACATGGCTTTAATTGGACACTCTCTCGGAGGCACTGTCGTCATCGCGGCAGCAGCGCAATGTCCTTCTGTTATTTCGGTCATTACTTTAGCTACACAAAGCTATGGAGCCATACAAGCGGCTAAAATGCTTCGCAAACAACCCTTGCTACTCATCCATGGATTAAAGGATGATAATCTTCCACCTGCCTGTTCTGAGCAGATTTACAACCAGGTCCATGGCCCTAAAGAACTGATCTTCTTGCCGGGAGCCGGCCATGCCCTAGATGAGGCAGCCAACGAAGTCAAACGCCTTTGCCTTGATTGGATAAGATCGACCCTCTGA
- a CDS encoding nuclear transport factor 2 family protein, with amino-acid sequence MHNSNQMLGKGLVQRFIDLYNSFEIKQMIDLFTDDCIFQSISHDNETIECHGKEELFKMADQSAQIFSDRKQIVTNWIVDTDKIAVEIEYAAILAQDLPGGLKKGDSLKLKGISLYEFADGKIKRLVDFS; translated from the coding sequence ATGCACAATTCTAATCAGATGTTGGGAAAAGGTCTCGTTCAGCGGTTTATTGATTTATACAATTCTTTCGAAATTAAACAAATGATTGATTTATTTACCGACGATTGCATTTTTCAAAGCATCAGTCATGACAATGAGACGATTGAATGCCATGGCAAAGAAGAGCTGTTCAAAATGGCTGATCAAAGTGCACAGATTTTCTCAGATAGAAAACAGATTGTAACAAATTGGATTGTGGATACAGATAAGATAGCAGTCGAAATTGAGTATGCGGCTATTCTAGCGCAAGATTTACCAGGTGGCCTTAAAAAAGGGGATTCTTTAAAGTTAAAAGGTATTTCTCTTTATGAATTCGCAGATGGAAAAATTAAGAGACTAGTTGACTTTTCTTGA